A stretch of Nanoarchaeota archaeon DNA encodes these proteins:
- a CDS encoding putative DNA binding domain-containing protein yields MNKEELIQRFGDIEWEDFEVKEAKSEIPKNSWETVSAFSNTAGGWLVFGVKKEGKNYSVLGVENPEKIEQDVICTLRGGEKFNKNIDIKCKKYKIDEKQVLAFYIPAAEKKPVFYNSPKNTFIRTGSGDQRATQEETDAMFREQAFSSKDKELTTYTLKDLDPKTIEDYRTYMKNFNPDHRYNKLDTEELLKRLNVLISGKVTVGGLLFFGKEEQINKIITDFRIDYLEIPGTSYSDASTRYTYRLSEEENLFRFYFSIIERLLKKIDIPFQLKSAGFASTDQPQATAIREALVNLLMHS; encoded by the coding sequence ATGAATAAAGAAGAATTAATTCAAAGGTTTGGAGACATAGAATGGGAGGACTTTGAAGTCAAAGAGGCAAAATCCGAGATTCCAAAAAATTCATGGGAGACGGTTTCAGCGTTTTCAAATACCGCAGGAGGCTGGCTCGTTTTCGGGGTTAAGAAAGAAGGGAAAAATTATTCCGTGTTAGGGGTTGAAAATCCTGAAAAAATAGAGCAGGACGTTATATGTACTTTAAGAGGAGGCGAAAAATTCAATAAAAATATCGACATTAAATGCAAAAAGTACAAAATTGATGAAAAACAAGTGCTCGCGTTTTACATACCTGCTGCTGAGAAGAAGCCGGTGTTTTACAACAGCCCAAAAAACACATTCATAAGAACAGGGAGCGGGGACCAAAGAGCAACGCAGGAAGAGACAGACGCAATGTTTCGCGAACAGGCATTCTCTTCAAAAGACAAAGAGCTGACAACATACACGCTCAAGGACCTTGACCCGAAGACAATTGAAGATTACCGGACATATATGAAAAACTTCAACCCGGATCACAGGTACAATAAGCTTGATACGGAAGAATTGTTAAAACGCCTTAATGTCCTGATTAGCGGCAAAGTTACTGTCGGCGGATTGCTCTTCTTCGGAAAAGAAGAGCAGATAAATAAAATCATCACCGACTTTCGGATAGATTATCTTGAAATACCCGGGACATCTTATTCTGATGCTTCTACGCGATACACATATAGGCTTAGCGAAGAGGAAAACCTGTTCAGGTTCTATTTTAGCATAATCGAACGGCTGCTAAAGAAAATTGATATTCCCTTTCAGCTGAAAAGCGCCGGATTTGCCTCAACGGACCAGCCGCAGGCTACCGCCATCAGGGAAGCGCTGGTTAATCTTCTCATGCATTCG
- a CDS encoding helix-turn-helix domain-containing protein, with protein MDKKEFDFILQKGEDFKTEFRETISGMDKDIVAFANAEGGKLFIGIGDDTSIKGFSLNNSAKSEIQSIARNCDPPIKINVFSFENVLIIDVPESNNKPHKCKEGFYLRQGATSQKLNVDEIRELFSKHGKVLYEEITSPGVTFDELDNSKLNNFLKAAKISKVLPEKDLLKNIGVLSDGDEFKNAGILFFAKDASKFLPHAIITCILYKGITKAHIIDRKDFGKDVLSNYENTISFIRQHLKVGYKFEGFGPRKEIMEIPERALKEALINAICHRDYSERGAVIMIDIYDDRVEISNPGGLIIKERDFGKKSLSRNPLIFSLMQMQGLVEKAGSGIARMRDEMAGAGLPEPKFEFTTFFTVTFRRQSVKEFGRKIGAAEGLKEKDTGEKTTQKTTQKTTQKIMDAIKENPLITRKELAQITGITEDGVKFHLNRLKKSGAIRRIGPDKGGRWEVIKS; from the coding sequence ATGGACAAAAAAGAGTTTGATTTTATCCTGCAAAAAGGAGAGGATTTCAAAACCGAGTTCAGAGAGACTATTTCGGGCATGGATAAAGATATTGTCGCTTTTGCCAATGCCGAAGGAGGAAAATTATTTATCGGGATTGGAGATGATACGAGTATCAAGGGTTTTTCTTTAAACAATAGTGCAAAATCCGAAATTCAAAGCATAGCAAGGAACTGCGATCCGCCAATAAAGATTAATGTTTTTTCTTTTGAAAACGTATTAATTATTGATGTTCCGGAAAGCAATAACAAGCCGCATAAATGCAAAGAAGGATTCTATCTAAGGCAGGGAGCCACATCCCAAAAGCTTAATGTTGACGAAATAAGAGAATTATTTTCAAAGCACGGCAAAGTGCTTTATGAAGAAATTACAAGTCCGGGCGTTACATTTGACGAGCTGGATAATTCAAAGCTTAATAATTTTCTCAAGGCTGCTAAAATATCAAAAGTCTTGCCTGAAAAAGATCTGCTAAAAAATATCGGCGTGTTGAGCGATGGCGATGAATTCAAGAACGCCGGCATATTATTCTTTGCAAAAGACGCCTCAAAGTTTTTGCCTCACGCGATAATAACCTGCATTTTGTATAAGGGAATTACAAAAGCGCATATTATCGATAGAAAGGATTTTGGAAAAGATGTGCTGTCAAACTATGAAAATACAATATCGTTTATTCGTCAGCATCTTAAAGTAGGATACAAGTTCGAAGGATTCGGGCCAAGAAAAGAAATAATGGAGATTCCTGAAAGAGCGCTTAAAGAGGCACTAATTAATGCCATTTGCCACAGGGATTATTCTGAGCGCGGGGCAGTCATAATGATAGATATTTATGACGATAGGGTCGAGATTTCCAATCCCGGCGGCCTCATTATTAAAGAGCGCGATTTTGGCAAGAAAAGCCTCTCCCGAAACCCGCTAATATTCTCATTAATGCAAATGCAGGGGCTTGTGGAAAAAGCAGGAAGCGGAATCGCAAGAATGCGCGATGAAATGGCCGGCGCAGGGCTTCCTGAGCCCAAATTCGAGTTCACCACATTTTTTACTGTGACATTCAGAAGGCAATCGGTTAAAGAGTTCGGGAGAAAAATCGGCGCTGCTGAGGGATTGAAAGAAAAGGACACTGGGGAGAAAACTACCCAGAAAACTACCCAGAAAACTACCCAGAAGATTATGGATGCAATAAAGGAAAATCCGCTCATTACGCGAAAAGAGCTTGCGCAAATAACCGGAATAACAGAAGACGGCGTGAAATTCCATTTAAACCGCCTAAAGAAGAGCGGCGCAATCCGAAGAATCGGACCCGACAAAGGCGGGCGGTGGGAAGTGATTAAGTCATGA